A stretch of the Streptomyces sp. NBC_01428 genome encodes the following:
- a CDS encoding GNAT family N-acetyltransferase — protein sequence MRGVPPALPAGVRWERDGPVHRVVGHPCGFVIGPRDLGPGGADLDRLIARQRDHFAARGEAVEWKIRGHDRPADLGDRLRAAGFVPGPTQTVLIGRAADLATEPRLPEGVVLRRVAAEPDIRRIAMMEGAVWDMDWRPLHAFLNGQIEAAPDDVAVLVAEADDEVVSAAWLVLTPGGTFAGLRGGTTVPPWRGRGIYRALTAARARLAVARGAEHLHVDASHASAPTLHRLGFHPATTATPYTWTPPQER from the coding sequence ATGCGAGGGGTTCCGCCCGCGCTGCCCGCCGGAGTGCGATGGGAGAGGGACGGGCCGGTGCACCGGGTGGTCGGGCATCCCTGCGGCTTCGTCATCGGCCCCCGCGACCTGGGGCCGGGCGGCGCGGACCTGGACCGGCTGATCGCCCGGCAGCGCGACCACTTCGCCGCACGCGGTGAGGCCGTCGAGTGGAAGATCCGCGGCCACGACAGGCCGGCCGACCTCGGCGACCGCCTCCGCGCGGCGGGCTTCGTTCCGGGTCCCACCCAGACGGTGCTGATCGGCCGCGCGGCGGACCTGGCGACGGAGCCTCGGCTCCCCGAGGGAGTCGTCCTGCGACGCGTCGCGGCGGAACCCGACATCCGCCGGATCGCGATGATGGAGGGAGCCGTGTGGGACATGGACTGGCGCCCGCTCCACGCCTTCCTGAACGGGCAGATCGAGGCGGCGCCCGACGACGTGGCCGTCCTCGTCGCCGAGGCCGACGACGAGGTCGTCTCCGCCGCGTGGCTCGTCCTCACCCCCGGCGGCACCTTCGCCGGCCTCCGCGGCGGCACGACGGTCCCGCCCTGGCGCGGCCGCGGAATCTACCGCGCCCTCACCGCCGCCCGGGCCCGCCTGGCCGTGGCCCGAGGCGCCGAACACCTCCACGTCGACGCGTCCCACGCCAGCGCACCGACCCTGCACCGCCTCGGCTTCCACCCGGCGACCACGGCAACGCCGTACACGTGGACACCTCCGCAGGAGCGCTGA
- a CDS encoding aminopeptidase P family protein, whose translation MAKARKNGLYRGISDELSALMRTGWADTERGDLLPGEQAAHAARRRAALSALFPGERLVVPSGGLRNRSNDTHYPFRAYSGYVHMTGDQARDGALVLEPRADGGHDAHCYQLPRDSRDSDEFWTGMTAELWMGRRRSLAESEQVLGLPCRDIRTLSKDLADTGVPTRVVRGHAPAIDAALVTDEERDAELEEALSGLRLVKDAWEIGELRRAVDSTVRGFVDVVRELSQAVATSERWIEGTFFRRARVEGNDVGYGSICAAGEHATIMHWVENDGPVRPGELLLLDAGVETRTLYTADVTRTLPISGTFTPLQREIYDAVYEAQEAGMAAVRPGAPYRAFHDAAQWSMTERLVAWGLVEGPVRRAFDLGLQRRFTMAGTGHMLGLDVHDCAQARNEDYVGGVLEPGMVLTVEPGLYFQPDDLTVPEEWRGIGVRIEDDLLVTADGYENLSGALPRSADEVEAWMREHAG comes from the coding sequence GTGGCCAAGGCCCGGAAGAACGGTCTCTACCGTGGAATCTCCGACGAGCTGTCCGCCCTGATGCGTACGGGCTGGGCCGACACCGAGCGGGGCGACCTGCTGCCGGGCGAGCAGGCGGCGCACGCGGCCCGGCGTCGTGCCGCACTGTCCGCCCTGTTCCCGGGCGAGCGGCTGGTCGTGCCGTCCGGCGGCCTCCGGAACAGGTCGAACGACACCCACTACCCGTTCCGCGCGTACTCGGGCTACGTCCACATGACGGGCGATCAGGCCCGCGACGGAGCGCTGGTGCTGGAGCCGCGGGCGGACGGCGGTCACGACGCGCACTGCTATCAGCTCCCCCGTGACAGCCGGGACAGCGACGAGTTCTGGACGGGCATGACGGCCGAGCTGTGGATGGGCAGGCGCCGCTCCCTCGCCGAGTCGGAGCAGGTGCTCGGGCTCCCCTGCCGCGACATCCGCACGCTCTCCAAGGACCTGGCCGACACCGGCGTCCCGACCCGCGTCGTACGCGGGCACGCCCCCGCGATCGACGCGGCTCTCGTCACCGACGAGGAGCGGGACGCGGAGCTGGAGGAGGCGCTGTCCGGGCTGCGGCTGGTGAAGGACGCGTGGGAGATCGGCGAGCTGCGCCGTGCGGTGGACTCCACCGTGCGCGGATTCGTCGACGTCGTACGGGAGTTGTCGCAGGCCGTCGCCACGTCGGAGCGGTGGATCGAGGGCACGTTCTTCCGGCGCGCCCGGGTCGAGGGCAACGACGTCGGCTACGGCTCGATCTGCGCGGCCGGCGAACACGCCACGATCATGCACTGGGTGGAGAACGACGGCCCCGTCCGCCCCGGTGAACTGCTGCTCCTCGACGCGGGCGTGGAGACCCGCACGCTGTACACCGCCGACGTGACCCGCACCCTCCCGATCAGCGGCACGTTCACACCGCTGCAACGGGAGATCTACGACGCGGTGTACGAGGCGCAGGAGGCCGGCATGGCGGCGGTGAGGCCCGGCGCCCCGTACCGCGCCTTCCATGACGCCGCCCAGTGGTCGATGACCGAGCGGCTGGTGGCCTGGGGGCTCGTCGAGGGCCCGGTGCGGCGGGCGTTCGACCTCGGTCTGCAGCGTCGCTTCACCATGGCGGGCACGGGACACATGCTCGGACTCGACGTGCACGACTGCGCGCAGGCCCGCAACGAGGACTACGTCGGCGGTGTCCTGGAGCCGGGCATGGTCCTCACCGTGGAGCCGGGCCTGTACTTCCAGCCGGACGACCTGACGGTGCCCGAGGAGTGGCGGGGCATCGGCGTCCGGATCGAGGACGACCTCCTGGTCACGGCGGACGGCTACGAGAACCTGTCGGGCGCTCTGCCGCGCTCGGCCGACGAGGTCGAGGCGTGGATGCGGGAGCACGCGGGATAG
- a CDS encoding GNAT family N-acetyltransferase, with protein sequence MSADGGTRIRSAREADAAVIARVHMASRAATMPYLPPQRRNHEQVTRWVLDVLLEECRVWVAVCDAEVVGYAALDGDMLEHLYLRPDVRRRGIGTLLLDEVRRHRRDGVSLHVFRQNTDARAFYERHGFAVVEVSDGERTMENLPDLTLRWTPESTPRPLPSRGELPSA encoded by the coding sequence ATGAGCGCTGACGGCGGGACGCGGATCCGGTCCGCGCGGGAGGCCGACGCGGCCGTGATCGCGCGCGTGCACATGGCCTCGCGGGCGGCGACCATGCCGTATCTGCCCCCGCAGAGGCGGAACCACGAGCAGGTCACCCGTTGGGTCCTGGACGTCCTGCTCGAGGAGTGCCGCGTGTGGGTCGCGGTGTGCGACGCGGAGGTGGTCGGCTACGCGGCCCTGGACGGCGACATGCTCGAACACCTCTATCTGCGCCCGGACGTCCGCCGGCGGGGCATCGGCACGCTCCTGCTCGACGAGGTGCGCCGGCACCGGCGCGACGGGGTGTCCCTCCACGTCTTCCGGCAGAACACCGACGCCCGCGCGTTCTACGAGCGGCACGGCTTCGCCGTCGTCGAGGTGAGCGACGGTGAACGCACCATGGAGAACCTGCCCGACCTGACGCTCCGCTGGACACCGGAGAGCACTCCTCGACCACTACCGTCACGCGGCGAACTCCCGTCGGCATGA
- a CDS encoding helix-turn-helix domain-containing protein: protein MTDGFEVPGATATVLLQAVVARVTTLADRLGVQHAEVFDVRRLSAESGVPEPVVKTLLGGRPAGEPDLQARFLQRLDLLRRTRLKPNGRRYTQQEIADGAGMSRQQAGALINGDRRPTMEHCDAIQRFFRVHAGFLTAEDSEALVGALQRSEQELLQRLADRERAAATVADDPLDRLLLDHGVRGIAWRAAQLPTDQHRDKVAEWLDMLLESVKRPES, encoded by the coding sequence GTGACGGATGGCTTCGAGGTTCCGGGCGCCACGGCGACGGTTCTGCTGCAGGCCGTCGTGGCCCGGGTCACCACACTCGCCGACCGGCTCGGCGTCCAGCACGCCGAGGTCTTCGACGTCCGGCGCCTGTCGGCCGAATCCGGTGTCCCCGAGCCCGTGGTCAAGACCCTGCTCGGCGGACGCCCCGCCGGCGAACCCGACCTGCAGGCCCGCTTCCTGCAACGACTCGACCTGCTGCGCCGCACCCGGCTCAAGCCCAACGGGCGGCGCTACACCCAGCAGGAGATCGCGGACGGCGCCGGCATGTCGCGCCAGCAGGCGGGCGCCCTCATCAACGGCGACCGGCGCCCCACCATGGAGCACTGCGACGCCATCCAGCGCTTCTTCCGCGTGCACGCCGGATTCCTGACCGCGGAGGACTCCGAGGCGCTCGTGGGCGCCCTCCAGCGCTCCGAACAGGAACTCCTGCAACGACTCGCCGACCGGGAACGGGCGGCGGCCACCGTCGCCGACGACCCGCTGGACCGGCTGCTCCTCGACCACGGGGTCCGCGGAATCGCCTGGCGGGCCGCGCAGTTGCCCACCGACCAGCACCGGGACAAGGTCGCCGAGTGGCTGGACATGCTCCTGGAGAGCGTCAAGCGGCCAGAGTCGTGA
- a CDS encoding YciI family protein: protein MEFFCYHRDRAESLALRDALLEDHWSYMDGYAKEMIARGPTLTGPGDDDAPTGSVHIVDLPDVPAARAFAFDEPGYQAGVYRDVMLRRWRNLLGRTMWDFPGGRTGGTRYLVLGLGEGREIDASGLPDPVPPTERAELIAYGPLLSDDGRTWLGTAALVRASDPDAARAVLGADPHAVGRYADIEVHLWQFGGRP from the coding sequence ATGGAGTTCTTCTGCTATCACCGTGACCGGGCCGAATCCCTCGCGCTGCGTGACGCGTTGCTGGAGGACCACTGGTCCTACATGGACGGGTACGCGAAGGAGATGATCGCCCGCGGGCCGACCCTCACCGGCCCCGGTGACGACGACGCCCCCACCGGCAGCGTGCACATCGTCGACCTGCCGGACGTCCCGGCCGCCCGCGCGTTCGCGTTCGACGAGCCCGGCTATCAGGCGGGCGTGTACCGGGACGTGATGCTGCGCCGCTGGCGGAACCTGCTGGGGCGCACCATGTGGGACTTCCCCGGCGGGCGGACCGGCGGCACGCGCTACCTGGTCCTCGGCCTCGGCGAGGGGCGGGAGATCGACGCCTCCGGCCTCCCCGATCCGGTTCCTCCCACCGAGCGCGCCGAGTTGATCGCGTACGGGCCTCTGCTGTCCGACGACGGGCGCACCTGGCTCGGTACGGCCGCGTTGGTGCGCGCGTCGGATCCGGACGCGGCGCGTGCCGTGCTCGGCGCCGACCCCCATGCCGTCGGCCGATACGCCGACATCGAGGTCCACCTGTGGCAGTTCGGCGGCCGGCCGTGA
- a CDS encoding alpha/beta fold hydrolase codes for MDDSPPPHQRRTPRLRSVHDAELRLRHRVVHGYRRAYRMAGEGPALVLIHGIGDSSATWADLIPDLARSHTVIAPDLLGHGDSDKPRADYSVAAYANGVRDLLTTLDIESATLVGHSLGGGVAMQFAYQFPERTERLILVSAGGVGGEVNPVLRAVSLPGAHLVLSSLQLPGMRLQVGLFLRLMRLLDTDLGQDAPELLNLVDALPDTTSRSAFIRTLRAVVDWRGQAVTMLDRCYLTEGMPTMLLWGDRDSVVPVRHAYGAHEAMPGSRLEIFEGAGHFPFHSDPARFLALVEEFTTGTRPADWSREHWRELLRAGRPGTAAGQPDSARNRALERDLREASERSAT; via the coding sequence GTGGACGACTCACCGCCCCCGCATCAGCGCCGCACCCCACGGCTGCGCTCCGTGCACGACGCGGAACTGCGCCTGCGCCACCGCGTCGTGCACGGCTACCGGCGCGCGTACCGGATGGCCGGCGAGGGCCCGGCGCTCGTCCTGATCCACGGCATCGGCGACTCCTCCGCGACCTGGGCCGACCTGATCCCCGACCTCGCCCGCAGCCACACGGTGATCGCACCCGATCTGCTCGGTCACGGCGATTCCGACAAGCCGCGTGCCGACTACTCGGTGGCCGCCTACGCCAACGGGGTCCGCGACCTGCTGACGACCCTCGACATCGAGTCCGCCACACTGGTCGGGCACTCGCTGGGCGGGGGAGTGGCGATGCAGTTCGCGTACCAGTTCCCGGAACGCACCGAACGGCTGATCCTCGTGAGCGCGGGCGGTGTGGGCGGCGAGGTCAATCCCGTCCTGCGCGCCGTCTCCCTGCCCGGCGCCCATCTCGTCCTCTCCTCCCTGCAGTTGCCCGGCATGCGCCTCCAAGTGGGGCTCTTCCTGCGGCTGATGCGGCTGCTCGACACCGATCTGGGGCAGGACGCACCGGAGTTGCTGAACCTGGTGGACGCGTTGCCCGACACCACGTCCCGCAGCGCGTTCATCCGGACGCTGCGGGCCGTCGTCGACTGGCGCGGCCAGGCGGTCACCATGCTCGACCGCTGCTACCTCACCGAGGGCATGCCCACCATGCTCCTGTGGGGCGACCGGGACAGCGTGGTGCCGGTGCGGCACGCCTACGGAGCCCACGAGGCCATGCCCGGCAGCCGGCTGGAGATCTTCGAGGGCGCCGGCCACTTCCCGTTCCACAGTGACCCGGCCCGTTTCCTCGCCCTGGTCGAGGAGTTCACGACCGGTACGCGGCCGGCCGACTGGAGCCGCGAGCACTGGCGCGAACTGCTGCGCGCCGGACGCCCCGGTACGGCGGCGGGTCAGCCGGACAGTGCCAGGAACCGTGCGCTGGAGCGGGACCTGCGCGAGGCGAGCGAACGCAGCGCCACCTGA
- a CDS encoding MAB_1171c family putative transporter, which translates to MDGSSYYIPAVAMGAALAFKGPALLRGWRDPLLRSVGVLLALAGLVFLFAAPPTIAAVNDVTGIPNVSGPLVYCLLSAFSASCLVLIINWRGGPPEVTRRLARRWILGYTVVGVALIALFALGETPVERLRDLDTYYANTPFIREMIVLYLVSLSVAGIAMNVMCWRWAAQVRGRLRAGLVIIALGSLFNIPYSAAKFAAVVARWSGGDLDGLSTNVAPVLASAGAQLTAVGFCVPLACQRIGDNWNTWSTYRRLGPLWRELRPVAAPEDRAVRISWWSPAELQVTQRESDIHDGMLSLYPYFDSALRSRAYAAAVAAGSSPGDAQAEADAAMVTDAVRARAADPDGRVITSADAATPPGTGGPSSVHGDGPRDLVRMSIALRESAVVAASRRRTGHVGSRAADFTTESAGTAEPAAADQGRGDRPRPGSGGAG; encoded by the coding sequence ATGGACGGATCCAGCTACTACATCCCTGCCGTCGCCATGGGCGCCGCCCTCGCCTTCAAGGGGCCCGCGCTGCTGCGCGGCTGGCGCGACCCCCTGCTGCGCTCCGTGGGCGTCCTGCTGGCGCTCGCGGGCCTGGTCTTCCTCTTCGCGGCCCCGCCGACCATCGCCGCCGTCAACGACGTCACCGGGATACCGAACGTCTCCGGGCCCCTGGTCTACTGCCTGTTGAGCGCCTTCAGCGCCTCCTGTCTGGTGCTGATCATCAACTGGCGTGGCGGACCGCCCGAGGTGACCCGCCGTCTCGCCCGCCGCTGGATCCTCGGCTACACGGTGGTCGGCGTGGCCCTGATCGCGCTGTTCGCCCTCGGGGAGACGCCCGTCGAACGGCTGCGGGACCTCGACACCTACTACGCCAACACCCCGTTCATCCGCGAGATGATCGTGCTCTACCTCGTCTCGCTCTCCGTCGCGGGAATCGCGATGAACGTCATGTGCTGGCGCTGGGCGGCGCAGGTCCGCGGCCGGCTGCGCGCCGGACTGGTGATCATCGCGCTCGGCTCCCTGTTCAACATCCCCTACTCGGCGGCCAAGTTCGCCGCCGTGGTGGCCCGCTGGAGCGGCGGCGACCTGGACGGCCTGAGCACCAATGTCGCACCCGTACTGGCGTCGGCCGGCGCCCAGCTCACGGCGGTCGGCTTCTGTGTACCGCTGGCCTGCCAGCGCATCGGGGACAACTGGAACACCTGGTCCACCTACCGCAGACTCGGGCCGCTGTGGCGGGAGCTGCGTCCGGTCGCCGCTCCGGAGGACCGCGCCGTGCGCATCTCCTGGTGGTCGCCCGCCGAACTCCAGGTCACACAGCGCGAGTCCGACATCCACGACGGCATGCTCAGCCTGTATCCCTACTTCGACTCCGCGCTGCGCTCCCGGGCGTACGCCGCCGCCGTCGCCGCCGGCTCCTCCCCCGGCGACGCGCAGGCCGAGGCCGACGCCGCGATGGTGACGGACGCCGTGCGGGCGAGGGCCGCCGATCCCGACGGCAGGGTCATCACCTCGGCGGACGCGGCCACCCCGCCGGGCACCGGGGGCCCCTCCTCCGTGCACGGTGACGGTCCGCGTGATCTCGTCCGTATGTCGATCGCGCTGCGCGAGTCGGCGGTCGTGGCGGCGTCCCGCCGACGGACCGGGCACGTCGGCTCCCGGGCCGCAGACTTCACCACCGAGTCCGCCGGGACGGCCGAGCCCGCGGCGGCCGACCAGGGCCGGGGCGACCGACCCCGACCCGGATCAGGTGGCGCGGGGTGA
- a CDS encoding 4'-phosphopantetheinyl transferase family protein yields MMEELLPEWVVAVESHGDDGTEAAPLYPEEQALLTRAVAKRRREFATVRRCARRAMEKLGVPPAPVLPGERGAPRWPAGLVGSMTHCDGFSAAALARVTDLASLGIDAEPHQSLPAGVLDTIALPAESAGLARLRARTPAVHWDRLLFSAKESVYKAWFPLTGEWLDFSEADIDISVAPTPPGATPSAALTGRFHARLLVPGPVVDGQPVASFDGRWTVKGGLMATAVTVPRAPAR; encoded by the coding sequence GTGATGGAGGAGCTGCTCCCGGAGTGGGTGGTGGCCGTGGAGAGCCACGGTGACGACGGGACCGAGGCCGCACCGCTGTACCCCGAGGAGCAGGCGCTCCTGACCCGCGCCGTGGCGAAACGGCGGCGCGAGTTCGCGACCGTGCGTCGCTGCGCACGGCGCGCCATGGAGAAGCTGGGCGTCCCGCCGGCCCCCGTGCTGCCCGGTGAGCGCGGCGCACCGCGGTGGCCGGCCGGGCTGGTCGGCAGCATGACGCACTGCGACGGCTTCAGCGCCGCCGCCCTCGCCCGCGTCACGGACCTCGCCTCGCTCGGCATCGACGCCGAGCCCCACCAGAGCCTGCCGGCCGGTGTCCTCGACACCATCGCCCTGCCCGCCGAGTCGGCCGGCCTCGCCCGCCTCCGGGCCCGGACTCCCGCCGTGCACTGGGACCGCCTCCTCTTCAGCGCCAAGGAGTCGGTCTACAAGGCGTGGTTCCCCCTCACCGGCGAGTGGCTGGACTTCTCCGAGGCGGACATCGACATCTCCGTCGCACCGACCCCGCCCGGCGCCACCCCGTCCGCCGCCCTCACCGGCCGCTTCCACGCCCGACTCCTGGTCCCCGGGCCGGTGGTGGACGGACAACCCGTCGCCTCCTTCGACGGGCGCTGGACGGTGAAGGGCGGCCTGATGGCCACAGCGGTGACGGTCCCGCGCGCTCCCGCACGCTGA
- a CDS encoding MmyB family transcriptional regulator — MAYQAGRQRSQPRPVPDSLEAQAYLQDYASLIEAVPFPSVVFDHRWDVVLSNAGFETLFSGVGAHPTAMPGDNFLRFVLFHPDAATVLGEHESSWCLPMLAHFAAAVERHGQDRGLLSIRRDIAQDPIMDAAYRHGLPHWIRAVGPGAVQHDGAVRPVVHPDPRWGSTDCRIVDDTPKTLQDMGYTRMTLVLREAVRPAPGGPGTARTTRNGAAELRAV; from the coding sequence ATGGCGTACCAGGCAGGAAGGCAGCGGTCCCAGCCGCGACCTGTCCCCGACAGTCTCGAAGCTCAGGCGTACCTCCAGGACTACGCGAGCCTGATCGAGGCCGTGCCGTTCCCCTCCGTGGTGTTCGACCACCGCTGGGACGTCGTGCTGTCCAACGCCGGGTTCGAGACACTTTTCAGCGGTGTCGGAGCGCATCCGACCGCCATGCCGGGCGACAACTTCCTGCGTTTCGTCCTGTTCCACCCCGACGCGGCCACCGTTCTCGGCGAGCACGAGTCGAGCTGGTGTCTGCCCATGCTCGCGCACTTCGCGGCGGCCGTCGAGCGGCACGGACAGGACCGCGGACTCCTGTCGATCCGCCGGGACATCGCCCAGGACCCGATCATGGACGCGGCCTATCGACACGGTCTGCCGCACTGGATCCGCGCCGTCGGCCCGGGTGCGGTGCAGCACGACGGCGCGGTGCGCCCGGTCGTGCACCCGGACCCGCGCTGGGGCAGCACCGACTGCCGCATCGTCGACGACACCCCCAAAACCCTTCAGGACATGGGCTATACGCGGATGACGCTGGTCCTGCGCGAGGCGGTCCGTCCGGCGCCGGGCGGCCCCGGCACGGCGCGCACCACCCGCAACGGCGCAGCCGAACTGCGCGCGGTCTGA
- a CDS encoding ATP-grasp domain-containing protein, with protein sequence MGSRVRVWLNRTYAENVFFIDQLRSNPQHRAVEVHATHGDADSPVLAAADTAEPEPDGLSPRAYVEYALDLCARRSIDVFVPVLHQAAIVAQRAEFAAVGTALLAPPAEAVAVFHDKATAYQAVESVGVPVPPWWRVRTEEELVAAVESLEAAGQRACFKPAAGAGGVGFRVITRTPFSLMHLNGFPSAYVPLDLVVEALRAAEEPVDWLVMPHLGQPEVSVDCLTGPDGRVRMAIGRTKNGRRRGFTLHPSWIEPARLLAEAFGLKHLSNIQFRMYGDQPVLMDVNTRPAGGLHQLAQCGVNAPWAAVQLALGEETGEIVPPFLAQDYTVVSGPRPVRPVSLPQQRTAGDAAVPMLPAVPAQPTDSPSGPHGTVAANATGSTASAPAGQANVSASATGAPAGSAATAPA encoded by the coding sequence ATGGGCTCTCGCGTACGCGTCTGGCTCAACCGCACGTACGCGGAGAACGTGTTCTTCATCGATCAGCTGCGCAGCAATCCGCAGCATCGTGCGGTCGAGGTCCATGCCACCCACGGCGACGCAGACTCCCCCGTCCTGGCCGCGGCGGACACCGCCGAGCCGGAACCGGACGGGCTGTCGCCGCGCGCCTACGTCGAGTACGCGCTCGACCTGTGCGCCCGGCGCTCGATCGACGTGTTCGTGCCGGTCCTGCACCAGGCGGCGATCGTGGCGCAGCGCGCGGAGTTCGCCGCCGTGGGCACGGCGCTGCTGGCGCCGCCCGCGGAGGCCGTCGCGGTCTTCCACGACAAGGCCACCGCGTACCAGGCGGTCGAGTCCGTGGGGGTGCCGGTGCCTCCGTGGTGGCGGGTACGCACGGAGGAGGAGCTGGTCGCCGCGGTCGAGTCGCTGGAGGCGGCGGGTCAGCGGGCCTGCTTCAAGCCGGCCGCCGGAGCGGGCGGGGTGGGCTTCCGGGTCATCACCCGCACGCCGTTCTCCCTCATGCATCTGAACGGCTTCCCCAGCGCGTACGTCCCTCTCGACCTGGTCGTGGAGGCGCTGCGCGCGGCAGAGGAGCCGGTCGACTGGCTGGTGATGCCGCACCTGGGGCAGCCCGAGGTGTCGGTGGACTGTCTGACCGGGCCCGACGGCCGGGTGCGCATGGCGATCGGGCGCACCAAGAACGGACGCCGTCGCGGCTTCACCCTGCACCCCTCCTGGATCGAGCCGGCGCGGCTGCTCGCGGAGGCGTTCGGGCTGAAGCACCTGTCGAACATCCAGTTCCGCATGTACGGCGACCAGCCGGTCCTGATGGACGTCAACACCCGTCCGGCGGGCGGGCTGCACCAGCTCGCGCAGTGCGGTGTCAACGCCCCCTGGGCGGCTGTGCAGTTGGCGTTGGGCGAGGAGACGGGCGAGATCGTCCCGCCGTTCCTCGCGCAGGACTACACGGTGGTGTCGGGTCCGCGTCCGGTGCGTCCGGTGTCACTGCCGCAGCAGCGGACGGCGGGGGACGCGGCGGTGCCCATGCTCCCGGCGGTGCCGGCCCAGCCCACGGACTCCCCGTCCGGCCCGCACGGGACGGTCGCCGCGAACGCGACGGGATCCACGGCGTCCGCGCCGGCGGGCCAGGCGAACGTCTCGGCGTCGGCGACCGGTGCCCCGGCGGGAAGCGCCGCCACGGCTCCCGCCTAG
- a CDS encoding metallophosphoesterase family protein has product MRPIDGGDGNLLAISDLHIGYPENRAIVDRMHPETDRDWLLVAGDIGEIVDDIRWTLETLAGRFRKVVWVPGNHELWTHPKDPVQLRGVARYDHLVGLCREVGVATPEDPYPVWEGPGGPAVVAPLFLLYDYSFLPAGCADKDQGLAYAHETGVVCTDEYLLHPDPYPSREAWCRARVAETERRLAELSDDLPVVPVNHYPLDRHPTDILRYPEFAMWCGTTATADWHRRFRVETMVYGHLHIPRTTWHEGVRFEEVSVGYPREWRRRPGQPGTLRRILPMEVKAGDGGAAPGVGGGRGEPR; this is encoded by the coding sequence GTGCGGCCGATCGACGGCGGCGACGGGAACCTGCTCGCCATCAGTGACCTGCACATCGGCTATCCCGAGAACCGCGCCATAGTCGACCGGATGCACCCGGAGACGGACCGCGACTGGCTCCTGGTGGCCGGGGACATCGGCGAGATCGTCGACGACATCCGCTGGACCCTGGAGACACTCGCCGGCCGCTTCCGCAAGGTCGTCTGGGTCCCCGGCAACCACGAGCTGTGGACCCACCCGAAGGACCCCGTCCAGCTGCGGGGCGTCGCCCGTTACGACCACCTCGTCGGTCTGTGCCGGGAGGTGGGCGTCGCGACCCCCGAGGACCCCTACCCCGTCTGGGAAGGTCCCGGCGGCCCGGCCGTCGTCGCCCCGCTCTTCCTGCTCTACGACTACTCGTTCCTGCCGGCGGGCTGCGCCGACAAGGACCAGGGCCTGGCCTACGCCCACGAGACCGGGGTCGTCTGCACCGACGAGTACCTGCTCCACCCCGACCCCTACCCGAGCCGTGAGGCCTGGTGCCGGGCCCGCGTCGCGGAGACCGAACGCCGGCTCGCCGAACTCTCCGACGACCTGCCCGTCGTCCCCGTCAACCACTACCCGCTGGACCGCCACCCGACGGACATCCTGCGCTACCCCGAGTTCGCCATGTGGTGCGGCACCACCGCCACCGCCGACTGGCACCGCCGGTTCCGCGTCGAGACCATGGTCTACGGACATCTGCACATCCCGCGGACCACCTGGCACGAGGGCGTGCGCTTCGAAGAGGTCTCGGTGGGTTACCCGCGAGAATGGCGCAGGCGTCCGGGACAGCCGGGCACGCTGCGCCGCATTCTGCCGATGGAGGTCAAAGCCGGTGATGGAGGAGCTGCTCCCGGAGTGGGTGGTGGCCGTGGAGAGCCACGGTGA
- a CDS encoding toxin-antitoxin system, toxin component → MRRLCGELVAELSLPAPAAPADLYAALCGAMSRRRGRPVQFRTAPFPPGTASGLWLDMAEQDLVVIEERTAPDHQLVILGHELWHMKAGHCGHHVAGAAVAARLLDDGADLGATVLKVAARTRFDLADEKEAESFGLLLASKCRTWLAGSSLRGPVQRDGLAGRIEASLGYRGPRG, encoded by the coding sequence ATGCGCCGCCTGTGCGGCGAGCTGGTCGCGGAGCTGTCGCTCCCGGCCCCGGCGGCGCCCGCCGACCTGTACGCGGCGCTGTGCGGCGCCATGAGCAGACGCCGCGGCCGTCCCGTCCAGTTCCGTACGGCCCCCTTCCCGCCCGGCACCGCCAGCGGTCTGTGGCTCGACATGGCCGAACAGGACCTCGTCGTCATCGAGGAACGCACCGCGCCGGACCACCAGTTGGTCATCCTGGGCCACGAGCTGTGGCACATGAAGGCCGGGCACTGCGGTCACCACGTCGCGGGCGCCGCCGTCGCGGCCCGCTTACTGGACGACGGCGCCGACCTCGGGGCGACCGTCCTCAAGGTGGCCGCCCGCACCCGCTTCGACCTCGCCGACGAGAAGGAGGCCGAGAGCTTCGGTCTGCTGCTCGCCAGCAAGTGCCGCACCTGGCTGGCCGGTTCGTCACTGCGCGGCCCGGTGCAGCGGGACGGCCTGGCCGGCCGCATCGAGGCGTCCCTCGGCTATCGCGGGCCGCGGGGCTGA